In one window of Streptomyces sp. NBC_01224 DNA:
- a CDS encoding putative leader peptide, with translation MPGTGIALVSRRHVDLGRVSSAICPAS, from the coding sequence ATGCCTGGAACTGGAATTGCCTTGGTGAGTCGACGCCACGTCGACCTCGGCCGCGTGTCCAGCGCCATCTGTCCGGCGAGCTGA
- the cysD gene encoding sulfate adenylyltransferase subunit CysD, which produces MTTVATVSEGTDNPYALSHLDSLESEAVHIFREVAGEFERPVILFSGGKDSIVMLHLALKAFAPAPVPFTLLHVDTGHNFPEVLEYRDRTVARHGLRLHVASVQEYIDAGKLRERPDGTRNPLQTVPLTEAIQQHRFDAVFGGGRRDEEKARAKERVFSLRDEFSQWDPRRQRPELWQLYNGRHAPGEHVRVFPISNWTELDVWQYIAREGIELPEIYFAHEREVFNRSGMWLTAGDWGGPKEGEQVETRQVRYRTVGDMSCTGAVDSDATTLDAVITEIAASRLTERGATRADDKMSEAAMEDRKREGYF; this is translated from the coding sequence GTGACGACCGTCGCGACCGTGTCGGAAGGCACCGACAATCCGTACGCACTCAGCCACCTGGACTCCCTGGAGTCCGAGGCCGTACACATCTTCCGCGAGGTGGCGGGCGAGTTCGAGCGGCCGGTGATCCTGTTCTCCGGCGGCAAGGACTCCATCGTGATGCTGCATCTGGCGCTCAAGGCGTTCGCGCCCGCGCCGGTGCCGTTCACTCTGCTGCACGTCGACACCGGGCACAACTTCCCCGAGGTGCTGGAGTACCGCGACCGGACGGTGGCCCGGCACGGGCTGCGGCTCCATGTCGCCTCCGTGCAGGAGTACATCGACGCCGGAAAGCTCCGCGAACGCCCGGACGGCACCCGCAACCCGCTGCAGACCGTGCCACTGACCGAGGCCATCCAGCAGCACCGCTTCGACGCCGTGTTCGGCGGCGGGCGCCGTGACGAGGAGAAGGCGCGCGCCAAGGAGCGGGTCTTCTCGCTGCGCGACGAGTTCTCCCAGTGGGATCCGCGCCGCCAGCGCCCGGAGCTGTGGCAGCTGTACAACGGCCGGCACGCCCCCGGTGAGCACGTCCGGGTCTTCCCGATCTCCAACTGGACCGAGCTGGACGTCTGGCAGTACATCGCCCGTGAGGGCATCGAGCTTCCGGAGATCTACTTCGCCCATGAACGCGAGGTCTTCAACCGCTCCGGCATGTGGCTGACCGCGGGCGACTGGGGCGGCCCCAAGGAGGGCGAGCAGGTCGAGACCCGGCAGGTGCGCTACCGCACGGTCGGCGACATGTCGTGCACCGGCGCCGTCGACTCGGATGCGACGACGCTGGACGCCGTGATCACCGAGATCGCCGCCTCCCGGCTCACCGAACGGGGCGCGACGCGTGCCGACGACAAGATGTCCGAGGCCGCGATGGAAGACCGTAAGCGCGAGGGGTACTTCTAG
- the cysC gene encoding adenylyl-sulfate kinase, translated as MSVTETGATIWLTGLPSAGKTTIAYELAGRLRGEGHRVEVLDGDEIRDFLSAGLGFSREDRHTNVQRIGFVAELLAANGVKVLVPVIAPYADSRDAVRKRHQAEGTAYLEVHVATPVEVCSVRDVKGLYAKQAAGEISGLTGVDDPYEAPESPDLRIESHRQTVQESAAELYALLSERGAA; from the coding sequence ATGAGCGTGACGGAGACGGGAGCCACCATCTGGCTGACCGGTCTGCCGAGCGCGGGCAAGACCACCATCGCGTACGAACTGGCCGGGCGGCTGCGCGGCGAGGGCCACCGCGTGGAAGTGCTCGACGGCGACGAGATCCGGGACTTCCTCTCCGCGGGTCTCGGCTTCTCCCGCGAGGACCGCCACACCAATGTCCAGCGGATCGGCTTCGTCGCCGAGCTGCTGGCGGCCAACGGCGTGAAGGTGCTGGTCCCGGTCATCGCCCCGTACGCGGACAGCCGGGACGCGGTACGCAAGCGGCACCAGGCCGAGGGCACCGCGTATCTAGAGGTGCATGTCGCGACTCCGGTCGAGGTGTGCTCCGTACGCGATGTGAAGGGCCTCTACGCGAAGCAGGCGGCCGGCGAGATCAGCGGGCTCACGGGGGTCGACGACCCGTACGAGGCGCCCGAGTCGCCGGACCTGCGGATCGAGTCGCACCGGCAGACCGTGCAGGAGTCCGCGGCGGAGCTGTATGCGCTGCTGAGCGAGAGGGGTGCAGCGTGA
- a CDS encoding acyl-CoA dehydrogenase family protein: MAATTHTVSNQVPPLVGYDVFATDRALTEAVQRHMPPELLDEARGELGELGRSAGSAQAQAWGAQANENPPVLRSHDRYGNRIDEVEFHPAWHRLLGHAVAAGLTDAWGRPGGHVRRAAGFLVWTQAEAGHGCPLSMTHAAVPALRTDPALAADWEPLLTSKVYEQGLRPAAQKAGVLFGMGMTEKQGGTDVRSNTTRAEQLAAEGEYLLTGHKWFCSAPMSDGFLVLAQAPAGLTCFLLPRVLPDGTRNTFAIQRLKDKLGNRSNASSEVEFDGTWARRVGDEGRGVRTIIEMVAATRLDCVVGSAALMRQAVAQAIHHCTYRSAFGGVLIEKPLMRNVLADLALESEAATVLALRLAAAYDADTESERAFLRIAVPTAKYWVTKRCTPMVGEALECLGGNGYVEESGMPRLLREAPLNSIWEGSGNVQALDVLRALQREPLALNAFLQEVGRARGADHRLDGAIKDMLTELADLNGIEARARRLVERMALVLQGSLLVRWAPPEVADAFCASRLGRDWGTAFGTLPHSLDLASVVERARPVER; encoded by the coding sequence ATGGCAGCCACCACCCACACAGTGTCCAACCAGGTACCGCCGCTGGTCGGCTACGACGTCTTCGCCACCGACCGCGCGCTCACGGAGGCGGTGCAACGTCACATGCCGCCCGAGCTCCTCGACGAGGCCCGGGGCGAGCTCGGCGAGCTGGGCAGATCCGCGGGCTCCGCGCAGGCGCAGGCGTGGGGGGCGCAGGCGAACGAGAATCCGCCGGTGCTGCGCTCCCACGACCGGTACGGGAATCGCATCGACGAAGTGGAGTTCCATCCGGCCTGGCACCGGCTGCTGGGTCATGCGGTCGCCGCGGGTCTGACCGACGCCTGGGGCAGGCCGGGCGGCCATGTGCGGCGGGCGGCCGGATTCCTGGTGTGGACACAGGCCGAGGCGGGGCACGGCTGCCCGCTGTCGATGACGCACGCGGCGGTGCCCGCACTGCGGACCGATCCGGCGCTGGCCGCCGACTGGGAGCCGTTGCTGACCTCGAAGGTGTACGAGCAGGGGCTGCGGCCCGCGGCGCAGAAGGCCGGTGTGCTCTTCGGGATGGGCATGACGGAGAAGCAGGGCGGCACGGACGTACGGTCGAATACGACGCGGGCCGAGCAGCTGGCGGCGGAGGGCGAGTATCTGCTCACCGGGCACAAGTGGTTCTGTTCGGCGCCGATGTCCGACGGCTTCCTGGTGCTGGCGCAGGCGCCCGCCGGCCTGACGTGTTTCCTGCTGCCCCGGGTACTGCCCGACGGCACGCGGAACACGTTCGCGATCCAGCGGCTGAAGGACAAACTGGGCAACCGGTCCAATGCGTCGAGCGAGGTCGAGTTCGACGGGACATGGGCGCGCCGGGTCGGCGACGAGGGGCGCGGGGTGCGCACCATCATCGAGATGGTGGCGGCGACCCGGCTGGACTGTGTGGTCGGCTCGGCGGCGCTGATGCGGCAGGCGGTGGCGCAGGCGATCCACCACTGCACATACCGCAGCGCGTTCGGCGGGGTGCTGATCGAGAAGCCGCTGATGCGCAATGTGCTGGCCGATCTGGCGCTGGAGTCGGAGGCCGCGACGGTGCTGGCGCTTCGGCTGGCGGCGGCGTACGACGCCGATACGGAGAGCGAGCGCGCCTTCCTGCGGATCGCGGTGCCGACGGCGAAGTACTGGGTGACGAAGCGGTGCACGCCGATGGTGGGTGAGGCACTGGAATGTCTCGGCGGCAACGGTTACGTCGAGGAGTCCGGGATGCCGCGGCTGCTGCGCGAGGCACCGCTCAACTCGATCTGGGAGGGCTCGGGGAATGTACAGGCGCTGGATGTGCTGCGGGCGCTGCAGCGCGAGCCGCTGGCGCTGAACGCGTTCCTCCAGGAGGTCGGCCGGGCGCGCGGCGCCGATCACCGGCTGGACGGGGCCATCAAGGACATGCTGACGGAGCTCGCCGATCTGAACGGGATCGAGGCGCGGGCCCGCAGGCTGGTCGAGCGGATGGCTCTGGTGCTGCAGGGTTCGCTGCTGGTGCGCTGGGCGCCGCCGGAAGTCGCCGACGCGTTCTGTGCGTCACGACTGGGCAGGGACTGGGGCACGGCATTCGGGACGCTGCCGCACAGCCTCGATCTGGCATCGGTCGTGGAACGGGCGCGGCCCGTGGAGCGTTAG
- a CDS encoding GNAT family N-acetyltransferase — MSNPTHTAATTAEVTIWSLEQTSPDDLRPAAVPEGDVRIVRSEVPLPEFSRFLYTAVGGDIQWTDRLTMTYAQWQEALDRPGAETWVAYENGTPAGYIELDPQDDGVVEIMYFGLIPAFRGRRIGGHLLSHGVARAWDLAERWPERTPTKRVWLHTCSKDGPHAMDNYLRRGFKLFDTKVELEPEAATPGPWPGAAR, encoded by the coding sequence ATGAGCAACCCCACGCACACCGCTGCGACCACCGCCGAGGTGACCATCTGGTCCCTGGAACAGACCTCCCCCGACGATCTGCGCCCCGCCGCGGTCCCGGAGGGCGACGTGCGGATCGTGCGGTCCGAGGTCCCGCTGCCCGAGTTCAGCCGGTTCCTGTATACGGCGGTAGGCGGCGACATCCAGTGGACGGACCGGCTCACGATGACGTACGCGCAGTGGCAGGAGGCCCTGGACCGGCCCGGGGCGGAGACCTGGGTGGCGTACGAGAACGGCACGCCGGCCGGATACATCGAGCTGGACCCGCAGGACGACGGCGTGGTCGAGATCATGTACTTCGGGCTGATACCGGCCTTCCGGGGGCGCCGGATAGGCGGCCATCTGCTCTCGCACGGCGTCGCCCGCGCCTGGGACCTGGCGGAACGCTGGCCGGAGCGGACACCGACGAAGCGGGTGTGGCTGCACACCTGCTCCAAGGACGGCCCGCACGCCATGGACAACTATCTGCGGCGCGGCTTCAAGCTGTTCGACACGAAGGTGGAGCTGGAGCCCGAGGCGGCGACGCCGGGGCCGTGGCCGGGGGCGGCGCGGTAG
- a CDS encoding VOC family protein: protein MTPRMDAIAIITADLAASLAFYRRLGLDIPADAESAPHVEVTLPGGQRLLWDTEDVIGSFDPDWSPPRGGERLGLAFLCDSPAEVDSVYDDLTGAGYRGHLKPWDAVWGQRYATVLDPDGCAVSLFAANG from the coding sequence ATGACTCCACGAATGGACGCGATCGCCATCATCACCGCGGATCTGGCCGCATCGCTCGCCTTCTACCGCCGGCTCGGTCTCGACATCCCCGCCGATGCGGAATCCGCACCTCATGTCGAAGTGACACTCCCGGGCGGGCAGCGACTGCTGTGGGACACCGAGGACGTCATCGGCTCGTTCGACCCCGACTGGTCCCCGCCGCGCGGCGGGGAACGCCTCGGACTCGCCTTCCTCTGCGACAGCCCGGCGGAGGTGGACTCGGTGTACGACGACCTGACCGGCGCCGGATACCGAGGCCATCTGAAGCCGTGGGACGCGGTGTGGGGGCAGCGATACGCGACGGTCCTCGACCCGGACGGCTGCGCGGTGTCGTTGTTCGCCGCCAACGGCTGA
- a CDS encoding YihY/virulence factor BrkB family protein, whose translation MVWQLLKDTVNSCMEYRILGLAAEAAFFTLLSLPPLLLGLIGLLGYVDEWTNTTTVASIERNILNAAQTVLSQRGVNDFAKPLLADVTTGARPDVISIGFAIALWSGSRAVNVFIDTITVMYGLDGQRGIVKTRLLSFLLYVVALLLGAVVLPLLVVGPDRVVEFIPWGTEVISVLYWPLVILLSIAFLTTLYHVSVPVRSPWIEDVPGALVALAMWVLGSFLLRIYLTSTVEGPTIYGSLAAPIAVLLWIGISAFAVLVGAAVNAAIDRVWPSLATAAARAANERVRAAQAAEFVARTQAENRDGDWDDDDDDDDDGDSPYMPSEFPERWSRFLPPDDVKSRLQPSRDKESDKSNKPSDG comes from the coding sequence ATGGTCTGGCAGTTGCTCAAGGACACCGTCAACTCGTGCATGGAGTACCGCATTCTGGGACTCGCCGCCGAGGCGGCGTTCTTCACCCTGCTGTCCCTGCCTCCGCTGCTCCTGGGCCTGATCGGTCTCCTCGGTTACGTCGATGAGTGGACCAACACCACCACGGTCGCCTCCATCGAGCGCAACATCCTCAACGCCGCGCAGACGGTGCTCAGCCAGCGGGGTGTGAACGACTTCGCCAAACCGCTCCTGGCGGACGTCACCACCGGCGCCCGGCCCGATGTCATCTCCATCGGCTTCGCCATCGCGCTCTGGTCCGGCTCCCGCGCGGTCAATGTCTTCATCGACACGATCACGGTGATGTACGGCCTCGACGGCCAGCGCGGCATCGTCAAGACGCGGCTGCTCTCCTTCCTGCTGTACGTCGTCGCGCTGCTGCTCGGTGCCGTCGTGCTGCCGCTGCTCGTGGTCGGCCCCGACCGGGTCGTGGAGTTCATCCCGTGGGGCACCGAGGTCATAAGCGTTCTGTACTGGCCGCTGGTGATCCTGCTGTCGATCGCGTTCCTGACGACGCTCTACCACGTGTCCGTACCGGTCCGTTCACCGTGGATCGAGGACGTGCCGGGTGCGCTGGTGGCGCTCGCGATGTGGGTGCTCGGCAGCTTCCTGCTGCGGATCTACCTCACCAGTACGGTCGAGGGGCCCACGATCTACGGTTCGTTGGCGGCCCCGATCGCCGTCCTGCTGTGGATCGGTATCTCCGCGTTCGCGGTGCTGGTCGGAGCGGCGGTCAATGCCGCGATCGACCGGGTGTGGCCCTCGCTGGCGACGGCCGCGGCACGTGCGGCCAATGAGCGGGTACGGGCGGCCCAGGCCGCGGAGTTCGTCGCGCGGACGCAGGCGGAGAACCGGGACGGGGACTGGGACGATGACGACGACGATGACGACGACGGTGACAGTCCCTATATGCCGTCCGAGTTCCCGGAGCGCTGGTCGAGGTTCCTGCCGCCGGACGATGTGAAGTCCAGGCTGCAGCCGAGCCGCGACAAGGAGTCGGACAAGTCGAACAAGCCGTCCGACGGCTGA
- a CDS encoding phosphoadenylyl-sulfate reductase translates to MTDTQREERTVEELKELAGRAARELEDASALEILRWAADTFGTKFCVTSSMEDAVVAHLASRAFPGVDVVFLDTGYHFPETIGTRDAVEAVMDVNVITLTPRRSVAEQDAEYGPKLHDRDPDLCCKMRKVKPLEEGLTSYAAWATGLRRDESPTRANTPVVGWDEKRQKVKISPIARWTQDDVDAYVAEHGVLTNPLLMDGYASVGCAPCTRRVLEGEDARAGRWAGRGKTECGLHD, encoded by the coding sequence ATGACGGATACTCAGAGAGAAGAACGCACTGTCGAGGAGCTGAAGGAACTGGCCGGGCGGGCAGCCCGGGAGCTGGAGGACGCCTCCGCGCTGGAGATCCTCCGATGGGCAGCCGACACCTTCGGCACGAAGTTCTGCGTCACCTCGTCCATGGAGGACGCCGTCGTCGCCCACCTCGCCTCGCGTGCCTTTCCGGGCGTGGACGTGGTCTTCCTCGACACCGGCTACCACTTCCCCGAGACGATCGGCACCCGTGACGCGGTCGAGGCCGTGATGGACGTCAACGTCATCACGCTGACCCCGCGCCGGTCCGTGGCCGAGCAGGACGCCGAGTACGGACCGAAGCTGCACGACCGCGACCCGGACCTGTGCTGCAAGATGCGGAAGGTCAAGCCCCTTGAGGAGGGCCTGACTTCCTACGCGGCCTGGGCGACCGGGCTGCGCCGCGACGAGTCCCCCACCCGGGCGAACACCCCGGTCGTCGGCTGGGACGAGAAGCGGCAGAAGGTGAAGATCTCGCCGATCGCCCGCTGGACGCAGGACGACGTCGACGCGTACGTGGCCGAGCACGGCGTTCTCACCAACCCGCTGCTGATGGACGGTTACGCCTCCGTGGGCTGCGCGCCCTGCACCCGCCGGGTGCTGGAGGGCGAGGACGCACGCGCCGGACGCTGGGCCGGCCGGGGCAAGACCGAGTGCGGGCTGCACGACTGA
- a CDS encoding nitrite/sulfite reductase, with protein sequence MAATPEQPATTTPRRKAGRHRGEGQWAVGHHTPLNGNEQFKKDDDGLNVRTRIETIYSKRGFDSIDPNDLRGRMRWWGLYTQRKPGIDGGKTAILEPEELDDTYFMLRVRIDGGRLTTEQLRVIGEISQEYARGTADITDRQNIQLHWIRIEDVPAIWEKLEAVGLSTTEACGDCPRVIIGSPVAGIAADEIIDGTPAVDEIHERYIGNKEFSNLPRKFKTAISGSPVQDVVHEINDIAFVGVVHPEHGPGFDVWVGGGLSTNPRLAERLGAWVPLEQVPDVWAGVVGIFRDYGYRRLRTRARLKFLMADWGPAKFRQVLEDEYLKRPLVDGPAPAEPSSRWRDHIGVHQQKDGRFYLGFAPRVGRVDGSTLAKIADLAAAHGSDRLRTTVEQKMLILDVEQDQVDSLVAGLEALDFQVKPSPFRRGTMACTGIEFCKLAIVETKARGASLIDELERRLPEFDEPLTININGCPNACARIQTADIGLKGQLVLDADGNQVEGYQVHLGGALGLEAGFGRKVRGLKVTSAELPDYVERVLGRFQEEREDGERFATWAARASAESLS encoded by the coding sequence ATGGCCGCTACCCCGGAACAGCCTGCGACCACCACGCCTCGCCGCAAGGCCGGACGCCACCGTGGCGAAGGCCAGTGGGCCGTGGGGCACCACACTCCGCTCAACGGCAATGAGCAGTTCAAGAAGGACGACGACGGTCTCAATGTGCGGACACGCATTGAGACGATCTACTCCAAGCGCGGTTTCGACTCGATCGACCCCAACGACCTCCGTGGACGCATGCGCTGGTGGGGCCTCTACACCCAGCGCAAGCCCGGGATCGACGGCGGCAAGACCGCGATCCTGGAGCCCGAGGAGCTGGACGACACGTACTTCATGCTGCGGGTCCGGATCGACGGCGGCCGGCTGACCACCGAGCAGCTGCGGGTCATCGGCGAGATCTCGCAGGAGTACGCGCGCGGCACCGCGGACATCACCGACCGGCAGAACATCCAGCTGCACTGGATCCGCATCGAGGACGTCCCGGCGATCTGGGAGAAGCTGGAGGCCGTCGGGCTCTCCACCACCGAGGCGTGCGGTGACTGCCCCCGCGTGATCATAGGCTCCCCGGTGGCCGGGATCGCCGCCGACGAGATCATCGACGGGACGCCGGCGGTCGACGAGATCCACGAGCGCTACATCGGCAACAAGGAATTCTCGAACCTGCCGCGCAAGTTCAAGACCGCGATCTCCGGCTCGCCGGTGCAGGACGTGGTGCACGAGATCAACGACATCGCGTTCGTCGGCGTCGTCCACCCCGAGCACGGCCCGGGCTTCGACGTCTGGGTCGGTGGCGGGCTCTCCACCAACCCGCGTCTCGCCGAGCGGCTGGGCGCCTGGGTGCCTCTCGAACAGGTGCCGGACGTCTGGGCCGGGGTCGTCGGCATCTTCCGTGACTACGGGTACCGCCGGCTGCGCACCCGCGCCCGTCTGAAGTTCCTGATGGCCGACTGGGGCCCGGCGAAGTTCCGCCAGGTACTGGAGGACGAGTACCTGAAGCGTCCGCTCGTCGACGGGCCCGCGCCCGCGGAGCCCAGCAGCCGCTGGCGCGACCACATCGGCGTCCACCAGCAGAAGGACGGACGGTTCTACCTCGGATTCGCACCCCGGGTCGGCCGTGTGGACGGCTCCACCCTGGCCAAGATCGCCGACCTGGCGGCCGCCCACGGCTCGGACCGGCTGCGCACCACCGTCGAGCAGAAGATGCTCATCCTCGATGTGGAGCAGGACCAGGTGGATTCCCTGGTCGCCGGCCTCGAAGCGCTCGACTTCCAGGTGAAGCCCTCTCCGTTCCGGCGGGGCACGATGGCCTGCACCGGCATCGAGTTCTGCAAGCTGGCGATCGTCGAGACGAAGGCGCGCGGCGCCTCGCTGATCGACGAACTGGAGCGCCGCCTGCCGGAGTTCGACGAGCCGCTCACCATCAACATCAACGGCTGCCCCAACGCCTGCGCCCGCATCCAGACCGCGGACATCGGCCTCAAGGGCCAGCTCGTCCTGGACGCCGACGGCAACCAGGTCGAGGGCTACCAGGTGCACCTGGGCGGCGCCCTGGGCCTGGAGGCCGGGTTCGGCCGGAAGGTCCGTGGCCTGAAGGTCACTTCGGCCGAACTGCCCGACTATGTCGAGCGGGTCCTGGGCCGCTTCCAGGAGGAGCGCGAGGACGGCGAGCGGTTCGCGACCTGGGCGGCGCGTGCCAGTGCGGAGTCGCTGTCATGA
- a CDS encoding helix-turn-helix domain-containing protein translates to MRVESSAAEATRPAVPRSVQALRMIHRAREAKLVGERSPVAPRAEIGASWDRVLSSGVDPDQSTESVLLDMDEIEHRRRSSTLGEVMPLLSEGLVSLADAAQQIVVVTDVEGRVLWRQGNTGVLRRADGICLAEGAAWAEASTGTNAIGTALFSRTPVQVHSSEHFVRSLHNWTCAAAPVRDPRDSRLIGIVDISGAASTFHPTSLALVGSVARLAESEIRNRHLQAIDRLRSVAAPLLCRLGGRALAVDAHGWLAAVTGMPPVDRLPLPKSLQPGRVWLPSLGMCRVEPLPGGWLVQVTDGPSDGPPRRVVLDLSRPRGLTVNVVSAVDSCTQRLSPRHAELLYALALHREGRTASELAEDIFGDATRTVTVRAEISRIRRHLAEVLAHRPYRFGEEVEVEVIQPDHPADLLPRSTAPVVVRARKGS, encoded by the coding sequence ATGAGAGTGGAGTCAAGCGCTGCCGAGGCGACGCGACCGGCTGTGCCGCGGTCCGTCCAGGCCCTACGCATGATCCACCGGGCCAGGGAGGCGAAACTCGTGGGCGAGCGTTCACCAGTGGCGCCGCGCGCGGAGATCGGCGCCTCGTGGGACCGGGTGCTGAGCAGCGGTGTCGATCCGGATCAGTCCACCGAGAGTGTGCTGCTGGACATGGACGAGATCGAGCACCGGCGCCGGAGCTCGACGCTGGGCGAGGTGATGCCGTTGCTGAGCGAGGGCCTGGTCTCCCTGGCGGATGCCGCCCAGCAGATCGTGGTGGTCACCGATGTGGAGGGCCGGGTGCTGTGGCGCCAGGGCAATACGGGGGTGCTGCGCCGGGCTGACGGCATCTGTCTGGCGGAGGGCGCGGCCTGGGCGGAGGCGAGCACGGGGACGAACGCGATCGGTACGGCGCTCTTCTCGCGCACACCGGTCCAGGTTCATTCGTCGGAGCATTTCGTGCGCAGTCTGCACAACTGGACCTGTGCGGCGGCCCCGGTGCGTGATCCGCGGGACAGTCGGCTGATCGGCATCGTCGACATCAGCGGTGCGGCTTCCACGTTCCATCCGACCTCGCTCGCCCTGGTCGGTTCGGTCGCCAGGCTGGCCGAGAGCGAGATCAGGAACCGCCACCTCCAGGCGATCGACCGGCTGCGTTCGGTGGCGGCGCCGCTGCTGTGCCGGCTGGGCGGACGGGCCCTGGCGGTGGACGCCCACGGCTGGCTCGCCGCGGTGACCGGGATGCCGCCGGTCGACCGGCTGCCGCTGCCGAAGTCGTTGCAGCCGGGCCGGGTGTGGCTGCCGTCGCTCGGTATGTGTCGGGTCGAGCCGCTGCCAGGCGGCTGGCTGGTGCAGGTCACGGACGGGCCATCGGACGGGCCGCCGCGACGGGTGGTGCTGGACCTGAGCCGGCCGCGCGGGCTCACGGTCAATGTGGTGAGTGCGGTGGACTCCTGTACGCAGCGGCTCTCGCCGCGCCATGCGGAGCTGCTGTACGCCCTGGCGCTGCACCGCGAAGGACGTACGGCATCCGAGCTGGCGGAGGACATCTTCGGCGACGCGACCCGGACGGTGACGGTGCGGGCGGAGATCTCGCGGATACGCCGCCATCTCGCGGAGGTGCTCGCACACCGCCCCTACCGCTTCGGCGAAGAGGTCGAGGTGGAGGTGATCCAACCGGATCATCCGGCCGACCTGCTGCCGCGCTCGACGGCTCCGGTCGTGGTCAGGGCACGTAAGGGCTCCTAG
- a CDS encoding 3-hydroxyacyl-CoA dehydrogenase, with protein sequence MRIRIVGAGAMGRGIAQWAATAGHTVELCDVRTEAVTAAVDFVRSMLERAVQKGRMSAEDSVAALERLLPLDDPWGEGPDVELAIEAVREDLDTKTEVFGRLEQALPATAVFATNTSSLSVTRIAAALKDPTRLAGLHFFNPVPLMRIVEIVPGAATRAEIVPSLTALVESCGHRAVTVADTPGFLVNHAGRGLVTEALALLEETVGDPAGIDRIARDVLGLRMGPFELMDLTGLDVTAAVIDSIWQGFRYADRLRPSYLTPNRVAAGLHGRKTGRGWFDYGAEAPAPAPEPPVTGDADRPVFVHGAAPQDRDAAALREALTAAGAVVETGTEPSADALVLVPVWGTTVASSVAAHRLPAGRTFGVDPLPPAGRRRVLAVTPAADPAAARDARAVLARAADGDEPYAVSVVRDTAGSVAQRLLASIVSVAASIAERSIATPADIDLAVTAGLGYPVGPLAWGDRIGAERMLELHRALHRTTGDPRHRPSRWVTERAQLGLALTDPGTSPADCTGGTASS encoded by the coding sequence ATGCGTATCAGGATCGTCGGCGCCGGGGCCATGGGCCGCGGCATCGCCCAGTGGGCGGCGACCGCCGGACACACCGTCGAGCTGTGCGACGTACGGACGGAGGCGGTGACGGCCGCCGTGGATTTCGTACGGTCCATGCTCGAACGGGCCGTGCAGAAGGGCCGGATGTCCGCCGAGGACTCCGTCGCCGCCCTGGAGCGGCTGCTCCCGCTGGACGACCCCTGGGGGGAGGGCCCGGACGTCGAGCTGGCCATCGAGGCCGTGCGGGAGGACCTCGACACCAAGACGGAGGTCTTCGGCCGGCTGGAGCAGGCGCTCCCCGCGACGGCCGTCTTCGCGACCAACACCTCGTCCCTGTCGGTCACCCGGATCGCCGCGGCGCTGAAGGACCCGACGCGCCTGGCAGGGCTGCACTTCTTCAACCCGGTACCGCTGATGAGGATCGTCGAGATCGTGCCGGGTGCGGCCACCCGTGCGGAGATCGTGCCGTCCCTCACCGCGCTCGTCGAGAGCTGCGGGCACCGTGCGGTCACGGTCGCCGACACCCCCGGATTCCTGGTCAATCACGCCGGCCGCGGTCTGGTGACCGAGGCGCTCGCGCTGCTGGAGGAGACGGTCGGCGACCCGGCGGGCATCGACCGGATCGCCCGTGATGTGCTCGGCCTGCGGATGGGCCCGTTCGAGCTGATGGACCTCACCGGTCTGGATGTGACGGCCGCGGTGATCGACTCGATCTGGCAGGGATTCCGGTACGCGGACCGGCTCCGCCCCTCCTATCTCACCCCGAACCGGGTGGCCGCCGGGCTGCACGGCCGCAAGACCGGGCGCGGCTGGTTCGACTACGGCGCCGAGGCGCCCGCCCCGGCCCCGGAACCACCGGTCACGGGCGACGCGGACCGCCCGGTGTTCGTCCACGGCGCCGCACCGCAGGACCGGGACGCGGCCGCGCTGCGTGAGGCGCTGACCGCTGCGGGCGCCGTCGTCGAGACGGGCACGGAGCCGTCCGCCGATGCCCTCGTACTGGTCCCGGTCTGGGGCACCACGGTGGCCTCCTCGGTCGCCGCACACCGGCTGCCCGCGGGGCGCACCTTCGGCGTGGACCCGCTGCCCCCGGCCGGCCGGCGCCGGGTGCTGGCCGTGACCCCGGCGGCGGACCCGGCCGCCGCGCGCGACGCCCGCGCGGTGCTGGCCCGGGCGGCGGACGGCGACGAGCCCTACGCGGTCTCGGTGGTACGGGACACAGCGGGCTCGGTCGCTCAGCGGCTGCTCGCCTCGATCGTCTCGGTCGCGGCATCGATCGCGGAGCGCTCCATCGCCACCCCCGCCGATATCGACCTGGCCGTCACGGCCGGACTCGGCTATCCCGTCGGCCCGCTGGCCTGGGGCGACCGGATCGGCGCCGAACGGATGCTGGAGCTGCACCGGGCGCTGCACCGCACGACGGGCGACCCGCGTCACCGCCCGAGCCGCTGGGTCACCGAACGCGCCCAGCTCGGTCTGGCGCTGACGGACCCGGGGACGTCACCCGCCGACTGCACGGGCGGCACCGCGTCGTCGTGA